Proteins from a genomic interval of Arachis hypogaea cultivar Tifrunner chromosome 10, arahy.Tifrunner.gnm2.J5K5, whole genome shotgun sequence:
- the LOC112715660 gene encoding uncharacterized protein isoform X2, whose translation MKNAVRMPNPNDIGSPNRHEAGEKEGFSGIKRRKCNKTVTACRRVSKQSSTTKKNVLVNRIKETASSDSVQKIDLRLEAKLSAEEYSRMFAGQQIHPFFSLWKLGKKSQELDKRKHCLCTDRREDGRISGPVHIFENCQDGTSSLDWNNWTFLGKTTIAKYSSEAPNLPVLMSSVEPLNFDNLHRAVDQFHALISQNAMPCSDGQLSLLPDILQEISLANSAVPDDQPICPSKSDDAKMDLELDGVSTFSGQAGCFRSSDTQPPNRFLQESMKSYYHKCQGKSGSLWIHKYKPTKAFEVCGNYESVNFLHEWLKLWKERRKQSRMHSANGDQSDLQDYDYNGSDCDSDLENVHQDKFLRNLLLITGPVGSGKSAAVYACAQEQGFDVLELNTSDWRNGTAVKQYFGDALGSHGFKRLLDHTLCSREKKTVKLPSAPAFPNDKAAEDIDKDVIELITISDDGSQSPDGTSWSLHRKSSEFTCYNVQTLILVEDVDVLFPEDRGCISAIQHIAKTAKGPIILTSNSNKVGLPGNFEGLNISFSLPLADELLCHLYMVCVTEDINSSPLLLERFIQSCNGDIRKIIMQLQFWFQSKNYAKDQKVQTFYSSIPFDLEATHQILPKIIPWSFPSEFSKLIETEVARLITIVEEDSCMQGLRMKGFHAVERKFDSDVQSMDTNYVDTAKRNRSISKCSQSDSQYSSTMSELSSCSGLLGISSWQNCQKKPVISSGSVNKDPNDNGQSTYFQPYNGQTFEVNNESPCKFQSETYTSKSFHKLACSGLDDCKCSGTAEVACLTENRIGTTFSAVTSDLLSGPTNSFPNNNITPFTLSDYQGRSKFLQKFEPLDARIQESYSTAAVQDFRDENNEATSLYDTTRDEFKPKSELDSNLIMETDVVQNMWRKLRDHRMDLGQHGTAEQLGAIQVVKLASGLSNLLSEDDLLFRNHQEKECGIMEHPKFLSDEATFNWYNEQAMMSTIAVHGFCFYAKCISDVGSMFGFEPENNTDITSEMLASTTNVMTLGKLSRQDHKKITTLYTNKQLELKKTMNDTKSESKTSLMKVIQSIVPTRLSLALKGTAFNEYLSTVRQISISEGLRILQGVEKKRGKRARSAQHYLSRCTMMSPEDISLVCQGDLYSKMSSQFAAEVKSNCT comes from the exons ATGAAGAATGCGGTACGGATGCCCAATCCCAACGATATTGGTTCACCGAACCGCCATGAAGCAGGGGAAAAAGAAGGTTTCAGTGGCATCAAACGGAGAAAGTGTAACAAAACAGTCACTGCCTGCAGGAGAGTTTCCAAA CAGAGTAGCACGACAAAGAAAAATGTATTGGTTAATCGAATTAAGGAGACAGCTTCATCAGACTCAGTTCAGAAGATTGATTTGCGGTTGGAGGCGAAATTGTCAGCGGAG GAGTATTCGAGGATGTTTGCCGGGCAGCAAATACACCCATTTTTTTCTTTATGGAAATTAGGGAAGAAATCTCAGGAGCTGGATAAGAGAAAACATTGTTTATGCACAGACAGGAGAGAGGATGGAAGAATTTCGGGTCCtgttcatatttttgaaaattgtcaG GATGGTACCTCATCCCTTGACTGGAATAACTGGACATTTTTGGGGAAGACTACCATTGCAAAATACAGTTCAGAAGCTCCGAATTTGCCTGTTTTGATGAGTTCTGTTGAACCCTTAAATTTTGATAACCTTCATCGTGCTGTGGACCAATTCCATGCTTTAATTTCTCAGAATGCTATGCCTTGCTCAGATGGTCAGCTTTCTCTTCTGCCAGACATTCTGCAAGAAATATCGCTAGCAAACTCTGCTGTGCCTGATGATCAACCAATATGCCCTTCAAAGTCAGATGATGCCAAGATG GATTTGGAGCTTGATGGAGTCAGTACTTTTTCAGGGCAAGCAGGTTGTTTTAGATCATCAGACACTCAGCCCCCGAATAGATTTCTCCAAGAAAG TATGAAGTCTTACTACCATAAATGTCAAGGTAAGTCCGGAAGCTTATGGATTCACAAGTACAAGCCAACAAAGGCCTTTGAG GTGTGCGGTAATTATGAATCTGTAAATTTCTTGCATGAGTGGTTAAAACTTTGGAAGGAAAGACGAAAGCAAAGCAGAATGCATTCCGCTAATGGGGATCAAAGTGACTTGCAAGACTATGATTATAATGGTTCTGATTGTGACTCTGATTTGGAAAATGTACACCAGGACAAATTCTTGCGGAATCTTCTTCTAATTACAGGACCTGTTGGG AGCGGCAAGTCTGCTGCTGTCTATGCTTGTGCCCAAGAGCAAGGATTTGACGTTTTAGAG CTTAATACATCAGACTGGCGAAATGGGACTGCTGTCAAGCAGTATTTTGGAGATGCTCTTGGATCACACGGCTTCAAAAG GTTATTGGATCACACTCTGTGTTCACGggagaaaaaaactgtgaaattgCCGTCAGCTCCAGCATTTCCTAATGATAAAGCAGCAGAGGATATTGATAAGGATGTCATTGAACTGATAACCATATCTGATGATGGATCCCAGAGTCCTGATGGGACATCTTGGAGCTTACATCGCAAAAGTAGTGAATTTACATGTTATAATGTACAAACATTAATTCTAGTTGAGGATGTGGATGTGCTTTTTCCTGAAGATCGTGGATGCATTTCTGCCATACAACACATTGCTAAGACAGCAAAAGGGCCTATAATATTGACCAGCAATA GTAATAAGGTTGGCCTTCCAGGTAATTTTGAGGGACTAAATATTTCATTCTCGTTGCCATTAGCAGATGAGTTGCTTTGCCATTTGTACATG GTTTGTGTCACAGAAGATATCAACAGCAGCCCTCTTTTACTGGAGAGATTTATACAGTCTTGCAACGGAGATATTCGCAAAATCATCATGCAACTTCAGTTTTGGTTCCAGAGTAAAAACTATGCAAAAG ATCAGAAAGTGCAGACATTTTATAGCTCAATTCCATTTGATCTCGAGGCTACTCATCAGATACTGCCAAAGATAATACCATGGAGTTTTCCTTCAGAGTTTTCCAAACTAATTGAGACGGAAGTTGCCAGGCTAATAACCATAGTGGAAGAAGACTCATGCATGCAGGGTTTACGTATGAAAGGGTTTCATGCAGTTGAAAGAAAATTTGATTCAGATGTGCAATCTATGGACACTAATTATGTAGATACCGCTAAGAGGAATAGATCTATTTCAAAGTGCAGCCAGTCTGACAGTCAATATAGTAGTACTATGTCTGAGCTTTCTAGTTGTTCTGGACTCCTAGGAATTTCATCTTGGCAAAATTGCCAAAAGAAGCCGGTCATTTCCTCTGGTTCTGTAAATAAGGATCCAAATGATAATGGACAGTCTACATATTTTCAACCTTATAATGGACAAACTTTTGAAGTCAACAATGAATCTCCCTGCAAGTTTCAATCTGAAACATACACCAGCAAGTCATTTCACAAGCTAGCTTGTTCTGGTTTGGATGATTGTAAATGTTCAGGAACGGCTGAAGTTGCATGCTTAACTGAAAATAGAATAGGGACCACATTTAGTGCAGTGACTTCTGACCTTCTTTCTGGCCCAACTAACTCTTTTCCAAATAATAACATTACTCCTTTCACTCTAAGTGATTATCAGGGCAGATCCAAATTCCTGCAGAAATTTGAACCACTTGATGCTAGAATTCAAGAATCTTATTCTACGGCGGCTGTACAAGATTTTCGAGATGAGAACAATGAAGCTACAAGTCTATATGACACGACTCGTGATGAATTCAAACCAAAATCAGAATTAGACTCCAATTTGATTATGGAAACAGATGTGGTTCAAAATATGTGGAGGAAACTTCGTGATCACCGAATGGATTTAGGACAGCATGGCACTGCAGAACAGCTAGGTGCTATTCAAGTTGTTAAACTTGCAAGTGGGTTGAGTAACCTACTCTCAGAAGATGACCTGTTATTTCGTAATCATCAAGAAAAAGAATGT GGTATCATGGAACATCCCAAGTTTCTTTCTGATGAAGCCACATTTAATTGGTATAATGAGCAAGCGATGATGTCCACGATTGCTGTACACGGGTTTTGTTTTTATGCTAAATGTATTTCAGATGTAGGATCTATGTTTGGTTTTGAGCCTGAAAACAATACAGATATAACTTCGGAAATGTTGGCTTCCACTACTAATGTTATGACACTGGGGAAGTTATCTAGACAGGATCACAAAAAAATCACAACTTTATATACTAATAAACAATTAGAGCTGAAGAAAACAATGAACGATACTAAGAG TGAAAGCAAAACATCTCTGATGAAGGTGATCCAGTCCATTGTTCCTACAAGATTATCACTGGCGCTGAAAGGCACTGCATTCAATGAGTATCTATCTACGGTTCGCCAAATTTCGATTTCAGAAGGTTTACGCATTTTGCAAGGTGttgagaagaagagaggaaaaaG GGCCCGGAGTGCTCAACATTACTTGAGCAGATGCACAATGATGTCTCCGGAAGATATATCATTGGTATGTCAGGGTGATTTGTACAGTAAGATGTCTTCACAATTCGCAGCTGAGGTGAAAAGCAACTGTACATGA
- the LOC112715660 gene encoding uncharacterized protein isoform X4, which translates to MKNAVRMPNPNDIGSPNRHEAGEKEGFSGIKRRKCNKTVTACRRVSKSSTTKKNVLVNRIKETASSDSVQKIDLRLEAKLSAEEYSRMFAGQQIHPFFSLWKLGKKSQELDKRKHCLCTDRREDGRISGPVHIFENCQDGTSSLDWNNWTFLGKTTIAKYSSEAPNLPVLMSSVEPLNFDNLHRAVDQFHALISQNAMPCSDGQLSLLPDILQEISLANSAVPDDQPICPSKSDDAKMDLELDGVSTFSGQAGCFRSSDTQPPNRFLQESMKSYYHKCQGKSGSLWIHKYKPTKAFEVCGNYESVNFLHEWLKLWKERRKQSRMHSANGDQSDLQDYDYNGSDCDSDLENVHQDKFLRNLLLITGPVGSGKSAAVYACAQEQGFDVLELNTSDWRNGTAVKQYFGDALGSHGFKRLLDHTLCSREKKTVKLPSAPAFPNDKAAEDIDKDVIELITISDDGSQSPDGTSWSLHRKSSEFTCYNVQTLILVEDVDVLFPEDRGCISAIQHIAKTAKGPIILTSNSNKVGLPGNFEGLNISFSLPLADELLCHLYMVCVTEDINSSPLLLERFIQSCNGDIRKIIMQLQFWFQSKNYAKDQKVQTFYSSIPFDLEATHQILPKIIPWSFPSEFSKLIETEVARLITIVEEDSCMQGLRMKGFHAVERKFDSDVQSMDTNYVDTAKRNRSISKCSQSDSQYSSTMSELSSCSGLLGISSWQNCQKKPVISSGSVNKDPNDNGQSTYFQPYNGQTFEVNNESPCKFQSETYTSKSFHKLACSGLDDCKCSGTAEVACLTENRIGTTFSAVTSDLLSGPTNSFPNNNITPFTLSDYQGRSKFLQKFEPLDARIQESYSTAAVQDFRDENNEATSLYDTTRDEFKPKSELDSNLIMETDVVQNMWRKLRDHRMDLGQHGTAEQLGAIQVVKLASGLSNLLSEDDLLFRNHQEKECGIMEHPKFLSDEATFNWYNEQAMMSTIAVHGFCFYAKCISDVGSMFGFEPENNTDITSEMLASTTNVMTLGKLSRQDHKKITTLYTNKQLELKKTMNDTKSESKTSLMKVIQSIVPTRLSLALKGTAFNEYLSTVRQISISEGLRILQGVEKKRGKRARSAQHYLSRCTMMSPEDISLVCQGDLYSKMSSQFAAEVKSNCT; encoded by the exons ATGAAGAATGCGGTACGGATGCCCAATCCCAACGATATTGGTTCACCGAACCGCCATGAAGCAGGGGAAAAAGAAGGTTTCAGTGGCATCAAACGGAGAAAGTGTAACAAAACAGTCACTGCCTGCAGGAGAGTTTCCAAA AGTAGCACGACAAAGAAAAATGTATTGGTTAATCGAATTAAGGAGACAGCTTCATCAGACTCAGTTCAGAAGATTGATTTGCGGTTGGAGGCGAAATTGTCAGCGGAG GAGTATTCGAGGATGTTTGCCGGGCAGCAAATACACCCATTTTTTTCTTTATGGAAATTAGGGAAGAAATCTCAGGAGCTGGATAAGAGAAAACATTGTTTATGCACAGACAGGAGAGAGGATGGAAGAATTTCGGGTCCtgttcatatttttgaaaattgtcaG GATGGTACCTCATCCCTTGACTGGAATAACTGGACATTTTTGGGGAAGACTACCATTGCAAAATACAGTTCAGAAGCTCCGAATTTGCCTGTTTTGATGAGTTCTGTTGAACCCTTAAATTTTGATAACCTTCATCGTGCTGTGGACCAATTCCATGCTTTAATTTCTCAGAATGCTATGCCTTGCTCAGATGGTCAGCTTTCTCTTCTGCCAGACATTCTGCAAGAAATATCGCTAGCAAACTCTGCTGTGCCTGATGATCAACCAATATGCCCTTCAAAGTCAGATGATGCCAAGATG GATTTGGAGCTTGATGGAGTCAGTACTTTTTCAGGGCAAGCAGGTTGTTTTAGATCATCAGACACTCAGCCCCCGAATAGATTTCTCCAAGAAAG TATGAAGTCTTACTACCATAAATGTCAAGGTAAGTCCGGAAGCTTATGGATTCACAAGTACAAGCCAACAAAGGCCTTTGAG GTGTGCGGTAATTATGAATCTGTAAATTTCTTGCATGAGTGGTTAAAACTTTGGAAGGAAAGACGAAAGCAAAGCAGAATGCATTCCGCTAATGGGGATCAAAGTGACTTGCAAGACTATGATTATAATGGTTCTGATTGTGACTCTGATTTGGAAAATGTACACCAGGACAAATTCTTGCGGAATCTTCTTCTAATTACAGGACCTGTTGGG AGCGGCAAGTCTGCTGCTGTCTATGCTTGTGCCCAAGAGCAAGGATTTGACGTTTTAGAG CTTAATACATCAGACTGGCGAAATGGGACTGCTGTCAAGCAGTATTTTGGAGATGCTCTTGGATCACACGGCTTCAAAAG GTTATTGGATCACACTCTGTGTTCACGggagaaaaaaactgtgaaattgCCGTCAGCTCCAGCATTTCCTAATGATAAAGCAGCAGAGGATATTGATAAGGATGTCATTGAACTGATAACCATATCTGATGATGGATCCCAGAGTCCTGATGGGACATCTTGGAGCTTACATCGCAAAAGTAGTGAATTTACATGTTATAATGTACAAACATTAATTCTAGTTGAGGATGTGGATGTGCTTTTTCCTGAAGATCGTGGATGCATTTCTGCCATACAACACATTGCTAAGACAGCAAAAGGGCCTATAATATTGACCAGCAATA GTAATAAGGTTGGCCTTCCAGGTAATTTTGAGGGACTAAATATTTCATTCTCGTTGCCATTAGCAGATGAGTTGCTTTGCCATTTGTACATG GTTTGTGTCACAGAAGATATCAACAGCAGCCCTCTTTTACTGGAGAGATTTATACAGTCTTGCAACGGAGATATTCGCAAAATCATCATGCAACTTCAGTTTTGGTTCCAGAGTAAAAACTATGCAAAAG ATCAGAAAGTGCAGACATTTTATAGCTCAATTCCATTTGATCTCGAGGCTACTCATCAGATACTGCCAAAGATAATACCATGGAGTTTTCCTTCAGAGTTTTCCAAACTAATTGAGACGGAAGTTGCCAGGCTAATAACCATAGTGGAAGAAGACTCATGCATGCAGGGTTTACGTATGAAAGGGTTTCATGCAGTTGAAAGAAAATTTGATTCAGATGTGCAATCTATGGACACTAATTATGTAGATACCGCTAAGAGGAATAGATCTATTTCAAAGTGCAGCCAGTCTGACAGTCAATATAGTAGTACTATGTCTGAGCTTTCTAGTTGTTCTGGACTCCTAGGAATTTCATCTTGGCAAAATTGCCAAAAGAAGCCGGTCATTTCCTCTGGTTCTGTAAATAAGGATCCAAATGATAATGGACAGTCTACATATTTTCAACCTTATAATGGACAAACTTTTGAAGTCAACAATGAATCTCCCTGCAAGTTTCAATCTGAAACATACACCAGCAAGTCATTTCACAAGCTAGCTTGTTCTGGTTTGGATGATTGTAAATGTTCAGGAACGGCTGAAGTTGCATGCTTAACTGAAAATAGAATAGGGACCACATTTAGTGCAGTGACTTCTGACCTTCTTTCTGGCCCAACTAACTCTTTTCCAAATAATAACATTACTCCTTTCACTCTAAGTGATTATCAGGGCAGATCCAAATTCCTGCAGAAATTTGAACCACTTGATGCTAGAATTCAAGAATCTTATTCTACGGCGGCTGTACAAGATTTTCGAGATGAGAACAATGAAGCTACAAGTCTATATGACACGACTCGTGATGAATTCAAACCAAAATCAGAATTAGACTCCAATTTGATTATGGAAACAGATGTGGTTCAAAATATGTGGAGGAAACTTCGTGATCACCGAATGGATTTAGGACAGCATGGCACTGCAGAACAGCTAGGTGCTATTCAAGTTGTTAAACTTGCAAGTGGGTTGAGTAACCTACTCTCAGAAGATGACCTGTTATTTCGTAATCATCAAGAAAAAGAATGT GGTATCATGGAACATCCCAAGTTTCTTTCTGATGAAGCCACATTTAATTGGTATAATGAGCAAGCGATGATGTCCACGATTGCTGTACACGGGTTTTGTTTTTATGCTAAATGTATTTCAGATGTAGGATCTATGTTTGGTTTTGAGCCTGAAAACAATACAGATATAACTTCGGAAATGTTGGCTTCCACTACTAATGTTATGACACTGGGGAAGTTATCTAGACAGGATCACAAAAAAATCACAACTTTATATACTAATAAACAATTAGAGCTGAAGAAAACAATGAACGATACTAAGAG TGAAAGCAAAACATCTCTGATGAAGGTGATCCAGTCCATTGTTCCTACAAGATTATCACTGGCGCTGAAAGGCACTGCATTCAATGAGTATCTATCTACGGTTCGCCAAATTTCGATTTCAGAAGGTTTACGCATTTTGCAAGGTGttgagaagaagagaggaaaaaG GGCCCGGAGTGCTCAACATTACTTGAGCAGATGCACAATGATGTCTCCGGAAGATATATCATTGGTATGTCAGGGTGATTTGTACAGTAAGATGTCTTCACAATTCGCAGCTGAGGTGAAAAGCAACTGTACATGA
- the LOC112715660 gene encoding uncharacterized protein isoform X3 — protein MKNAVRMPNPNDIGSPNRHEAGEKEGFSGIKRRKCNKTVTACRRVSKSSTTKKNVLVNRIKETASSDSVQKIDLRLEAKLSAEEYSRMFAGQQIHPFFSLWKLGKKSQELDKRKHCLCTDRREDGRISGPVHIFENCQVDGTSSLDWNNWTFLGKTTIAKYSSEAPNLPVLMSSVEPLNFDNLHRAVDQFHALISQNAMPCSDGQLSLLPDILQEISLANSAVPDDQPICPSKSDDAKMDLELDGVSTFSGQAGCFRSSDTQPPNRFLQESMKSYYHKCQGKSGSLWIHKYKPTKAFEVCGNYESVNFLHEWLKLWKERRKQSRMHSANGDQSDLQDYDYNGSDCDSDLENVHQDKFLRNLLLITGPVGSGKSAAVYACAQEQGFDVLELNTSDWRNGTAVKQYFGDALGSHGFKRLLDHTLCSREKKTVKLPSAPAFPNDKAAEDIDKDVIELITISDDGSQSPDGTSWSLHRKSSEFTCYNVQTLILVEDVDVLFPEDRGCISAIQHIAKTAKGPIILTSNSNKVGLPGNFEGLNISFSLPLADELLCHLYMVCVTEDINSSPLLLERFIQSCNGDIRKIIMQLQFWFQSKNYAKDQKVQTFYSSIPFDLEATHQILPKIIPWSFPSEFSKLIETEVARLITIVEEDSCMQGLRMKGFHAVERKFDSDVQSMDTNYVDTAKRNRSISKCSQSDSQYSSTMSELSSCSGLLGISSWQNCQKKPVISSGSVNKDPNDNGQSTYFQPYNGQTFEVNNESPCKFQSETYTSKSFHKLACSGLDDCKCSGTAEVACLTENRIGTTFSAVTSDLLSGPTNSFPNNNITPFTLSDYQGRSKFLQKFEPLDARIQESYSTAAVQDFRDENNEATSLYDTTRDEFKPKSELDSNLIMETDVVQNMWRKLRDHRMDLGQHGTAEQLGAIQVVKLASGLSNLLSEDDLLFRNHQEKECGIMEHPKFLSDEATFNWYNEQAMMSTIAVHGFCFYAKCISDVGSMFGFEPENNTDITSEMLASTTNVMTLGKLSRQDHKKITTLYTNKQLELKKTMNDTKSESKTSLMKVIQSIVPTRLSLALKGTAFNEYLSTVRQISISEGLRILQGVEKKRGKRARSAQHYLSRCTMMSPEDISLVCQGDLYSKMSSQFAAEVKSNCT, from the exons ATGAAGAATGCGGTACGGATGCCCAATCCCAACGATATTGGTTCACCGAACCGCCATGAAGCAGGGGAAAAAGAAGGTTTCAGTGGCATCAAACGGAGAAAGTGTAACAAAACAGTCACTGCCTGCAGGAGAGTTTCCAAA AGTAGCACGACAAAGAAAAATGTATTGGTTAATCGAATTAAGGAGACAGCTTCATCAGACTCAGTTCAGAAGATTGATTTGCGGTTGGAGGCGAAATTGTCAGCGGAG GAGTATTCGAGGATGTTTGCCGGGCAGCAAATACACCCATTTTTTTCTTTATGGAAATTAGGGAAGAAATCTCAGGAGCTGGATAAGAGAAAACATTGTTTATGCACAGACAGGAGAGAGGATGGAAGAATTTCGGGTCCtgttcatatttttgaaaattgtcaGGTA GATGGTACCTCATCCCTTGACTGGAATAACTGGACATTTTTGGGGAAGACTACCATTGCAAAATACAGTTCAGAAGCTCCGAATTTGCCTGTTTTGATGAGTTCTGTTGAACCCTTAAATTTTGATAACCTTCATCGTGCTGTGGACCAATTCCATGCTTTAATTTCTCAGAATGCTATGCCTTGCTCAGATGGTCAGCTTTCTCTTCTGCCAGACATTCTGCAAGAAATATCGCTAGCAAACTCTGCTGTGCCTGATGATCAACCAATATGCCCTTCAAAGTCAGATGATGCCAAGATG GATTTGGAGCTTGATGGAGTCAGTACTTTTTCAGGGCAAGCAGGTTGTTTTAGATCATCAGACACTCAGCCCCCGAATAGATTTCTCCAAGAAAG TATGAAGTCTTACTACCATAAATGTCAAGGTAAGTCCGGAAGCTTATGGATTCACAAGTACAAGCCAACAAAGGCCTTTGAG GTGTGCGGTAATTATGAATCTGTAAATTTCTTGCATGAGTGGTTAAAACTTTGGAAGGAAAGACGAAAGCAAAGCAGAATGCATTCCGCTAATGGGGATCAAAGTGACTTGCAAGACTATGATTATAATGGTTCTGATTGTGACTCTGATTTGGAAAATGTACACCAGGACAAATTCTTGCGGAATCTTCTTCTAATTACAGGACCTGTTGGG AGCGGCAAGTCTGCTGCTGTCTATGCTTGTGCCCAAGAGCAAGGATTTGACGTTTTAGAG CTTAATACATCAGACTGGCGAAATGGGACTGCTGTCAAGCAGTATTTTGGAGATGCTCTTGGATCACACGGCTTCAAAAG GTTATTGGATCACACTCTGTGTTCACGggagaaaaaaactgtgaaattgCCGTCAGCTCCAGCATTTCCTAATGATAAAGCAGCAGAGGATATTGATAAGGATGTCATTGAACTGATAACCATATCTGATGATGGATCCCAGAGTCCTGATGGGACATCTTGGAGCTTACATCGCAAAAGTAGTGAATTTACATGTTATAATGTACAAACATTAATTCTAGTTGAGGATGTGGATGTGCTTTTTCCTGAAGATCGTGGATGCATTTCTGCCATACAACACATTGCTAAGACAGCAAAAGGGCCTATAATATTGACCAGCAATA GTAATAAGGTTGGCCTTCCAGGTAATTTTGAGGGACTAAATATTTCATTCTCGTTGCCATTAGCAGATGAGTTGCTTTGCCATTTGTACATG GTTTGTGTCACAGAAGATATCAACAGCAGCCCTCTTTTACTGGAGAGATTTATACAGTCTTGCAACGGAGATATTCGCAAAATCATCATGCAACTTCAGTTTTGGTTCCAGAGTAAAAACTATGCAAAAG ATCAGAAAGTGCAGACATTTTATAGCTCAATTCCATTTGATCTCGAGGCTACTCATCAGATACTGCCAAAGATAATACCATGGAGTTTTCCTTCAGAGTTTTCCAAACTAATTGAGACGGAAGTTGCCAGGCTAATAACCATAGTGGAAGAAGACTCATGCATGCAGGGTTTACGTATGAAAGGGTTTCATGCAGTTGAAAGAAAATTTGATTCAGATGTGCAATCTATGGACACTAATTATGTAGATACCGCTAAGAGGAATAGATCTATTTCAAAGTGCAGCCAGTCTGACAGTCAATATAGTAGTACTATGTCTGAGCTTTCTAGTTGTTCTGGACTCCTAGGAATTTCATCTTGGCAAAATTGCCAAAAGAAGCCGGTCATTTCCTCTGGTTCTGTAAATAAGGATCCAAATGATAATGGACAGTCTACATATTTTCAACCTTATAATGGACAAACTTTTGAAGTCAACAATGAATCTCCCTGCAAGTTTCAATCTGAAACATACACCAGCAAGTCATTTCACAAGCTAGCTTGTTCTGGTTTGGATGATTGTAAATGTTCAGGAACGGCTGAAGTTGCATGCTTAACTGAAAATAGAATAGGGACCACATTTAGTGCAGTGACTTCTGACCTTCTTTCTGGCCCAACTAACTCTTTTCCAAATAATAACATTACTCCTTTCACTCTAAGTGATTATCAGGGCAGATCCAAATTCCTGCAGAAATTTGAACCACTTGATGCTAGAATTCAAGAATCTTATTCTACGGCGGCTGTACAAGATTTTCGAGATGAGAACAATGAAGCTACAAGTCTATATGACACGACTCGTGATGAATTCAAACCAAAATCAGAATTAGACTCCAATTTGATTATGGAAACAGATGTGGTTCAAAATATGTGGAGGAAACTTCGTGATCACCGAATGGATTTAGGACAGCATGGCACTGCAGAACAGCTAGGTGCTATTCAAGTTGTTAAACTTGCAAGTGGGTTGAGTAACCTACTCTCAGAAGATGACCTGTTATTTCGTAATCATCAAGAAAAAGAATGT GGTATCATGGAACATCCCAAGTTTCTTTCTGATGAAGCCACATTTAATTGGTATAATGAGCAAGCGATGATGTCCACGATTGCTGTACACGGGTTTTGTTTTTATGCTAAATGTATTTCAGATGTAGGATCTATGTTTGGTTTTGAGCCTGAAAACAATACAGATATAACTTCGGAAATGTTGGCTTCCACTACTAATGTTATGACACTGGGGAAGTTATCTAGACAGGATCACAAAAAAATCACAACTTTATATACTAATAAACAATTAGAGCTGAAGAAAACAATGAACGATACTAAGAG TGAAAGCAAAACATCTCTGATGAAGGTGATCCAGTCCATTGTTCCTACAAGATTATCACTGGCGCTGAAAGGCACTGCATTCAATGAGTATCTATCTACGGTTCGCCAAATTTCGATTTCAGAAGGTTTACGCATTTTGCAAGGTGttgagaagaagagaggaaaaaG GGCCCGGAGTGCTCAACATTACTTGAGCAGATGCACAATGATGTCTCCGGAAGATATATCATTGGTATGTCAGGGTGATTTGTACAGTAAGATGTCTTCACAATTCGCAGCTGAGGTGAAAAGCAACTGTACATGA